From a region of the Odoribacter splanchnicus DSM 20712 genome:
- a CDS encoding AraC family transcriptional regulator — translation MIQPIFTFDKLLQRLQLGKEVTPFVIWRENDLFGTHDNPVKIDIPCLFLCLDGEMQLDINLQSYRFNREHLLCFIAPCACRIVSRSPGFRCVGLLLSKSFWRQLVLAERTLGKIAIRDAFIAVNDDEHGRLTRFYELLCLCADAPGLRDSADTLYPLILGMFCQVRNICRRLEDTATPASHSEKIFYDFLDLLHTHYRKQRRVSFYAGELSLTPRHLTTVIRLVSGRSAARWIEEYIVLEAQILLRNSPMAIKEIAYELGFNEQSLFSKYFSRVSGSSPESYRRSSTA, via the coding sequence ATGATTCAGCCTATATTTACATTCGATAAATTACTTCAACGTTTGCAGTTGGGTAAAGAGGTGACTCCTTTCGTGATTTGGCGCGAAAATGACCTTTTCGGCACACACGATAATCCGGTAAAGATAGACATACCCTGTCTTTTTTTGTGTCTGGATGGAGAAATGCAATTGGATATCAACTTACAGTCCTATCGCTTCAACCGTGAACACCTGTTGTGTTTCATCGCCCCCTGTGCCTGTCGTATTGTAAGTCGTAGCCCCGGCTTCCGATGTGTGGGGCTGTTGCTTTCCAAATCTTTTTGGAGGCAGCTTGTTTTAGCAGAACGTACCTTGGGAAAGATTGCGATACGTGATGCTTTCATTGCCGTCAATGATGATGAGCACGGGCGGTTGACTCGCTTCTACGAGCTCCTATGTCTTTGCGCCGATGCTCCTGGTTTGAGAGATTCCGCAGATACTCTTTATCCGCTCATCCTGGGTATGTTCTGTCAAGTACGTAATATCTGTCGGCGGCTGGAAGACACTGCCACTCCCGCGTCGCACAGTGAGAAGATCTTTTATGATTTCCTCGATTTGCTACACACCCATTACCGTAAGCAACGGCGCGTATCATTTTATGCCGGCGAACTTTCACTGACACCCCGCCATCTTACTACTGTAATCCGACTGGTGAGCGGACGCAGTGCCGCACGGTGGATAGAGGAATACATTGTGCTCGAAGCACAGATTCTGTTGCGTAATTCACCAATGGCCATTAAGGAAATAGCCTACGAATTAGGGTTTAATGAACAATCACTTTTTTCCAAATATTTCAGTCGTGTTTCGGGTAGTTCCCCCGAAAGCTATCGTCGTTCTTCTACAGCATAG